In Streptomyces camelliae, the sequence GGAGGCGACCTGTTCCGGGACGTGCTCGCGCGGGAACCGGTCGAACCCCGCACCTGGGCGTGCCTGTTGGGCCAGTACGCGCACATGCAGCGGGCGCTGGTCCCACACGCGCGCGAGATCGAGCGGCTGGGGGTGCCGGCCGCCCGGACGCTCGACCTGCCCGAGGTGTTCGATGTGCTGCTCGCCAGGAACACCGGCATGCCCCGGGAGGCACGGGCCCGGTTGGAGGGGGTGCGGCCGCGCCTCACGGACTGGTGCGCCGAACTCGCGTCCCTCGGCATCGAGGACACGCTCGACCACGCGGACCTGCACGACGGCCAGCTGTTCCGTCCCGCGCCGGACCGCTTCACCTTCTTCGACTGGGGCGACGCCGCCGTCTCGCACCCCTTCTGCAGTCTGCGGGTCCCCGCCGAGAAGGCTCGTGAGCGGTACGGTCCGCAGGTCCTGCCCCGGCTGCTCGACGCCTATCTGGAGCCGTGGACGGGTAACGGCCGCACACCGGCGGACCTGCGGCGCGCCGCCCACCTCGCCTGGCGGCTGAGCGCCCTGAGCCGCGCCGCGTCCTGGGGCCGCCTGTTTCCCGACCCGTCGGGCCCCACCCCGGTCGCCGCCCAGGGTTCCGAGTGGCTGCTCGAACTGCTCAACGAGCCGCCGTTCTGAGGATCCCGGGCTCGACCGCCCGGTGCCCACGGCGGACACTGGGCCCTATGACCCGCGCTCCCGAACCCGTGGCGCCCCCGCCCGGCCGTCGGGCCGTGCTCGTGTCCCTGGCCGGCCTCGCGCTCGGCGCGGCGGGCTGTTCCGGCGGTGCGTCCACTCCGGCCGTGCAGTCCAGGACACCGACCCAGGCCCAGCCCTCCGCCTCGGCCTCCCCCTCGCCCGGTTTGCCGCACACCACCCCCTGGCGTCCGACCTCCACCGAGGTGCAGCCGGCCGCCAAGCTGCGGGCCGTGCAGCTGGTCGAGGCGATCGGTGCCTGGGCCGACGGGCAGGGCGGAGCGGCGGCGGCGCGGAGCCGGGTCGAGGCGCTCGGGCTGCCGGCCGGGCTCGTCGCTCAGGCCGGGCCGCTGCTGCCGACGGCCGACCAGGCGGTGTTGCAGGTCGTGGACGCGCAGTACGGCGGGATCCTGTCCCGGTCCGCCAGTGTGCTGGTGGTCTGCCGGCAGTGGATC encodes:
- a CDS encoding aminoglycoside phosphotransferase family protein, with the translated sequence MRRQHAITVDRGAFQDAVTPWEQESWRAEALDWVAERLAVRGLWVNGDLKVRVRPWSVLVRVPVAGRDAVWFKANPPASAFEGPLTAALARWVPDDVLEPLAVDAGRAWVLLPDGGDLFRDVLAREPVEPRTWACLLGQYAHMQRALVPHAREIERLGVPAARTLDLPEVFDVLLARNTGMPREARARLEGVRPRLTDWCAELASLGIEDTLDHADLHDGQLFRPAPDRFTFFDWGDAAVSHPFCSLRVPAEKARERYGPQVLPRLLDAYLEPWTGNGRTPADLRRAAHLAWRLSALSRAASWGRLFPDPSGPTPVAAQGSEWLLELLNEPPF